A window of Ranitomeya variabilis isolate aRanVar5 chromosome 2, aRanVar5.hap1, whole genome shotgun sequence contains these coding sequences:
- the LOC143809772 gene encoding uncharacterized protein LOC143809772 has product MILGDVRKRWRSVTDRFIKSLKTPSGSSPPRKRVPFADQLQSILGSRSLRRTESNVYAQTPPDLEGDTSEDNIGEDVEECRMGSQDSPGNMSLSGRSQDLTDTFGEIDIPANTGEVLDSNNASTSSDAASNSGGGVSRRMGMGAAYARSVALRRAAPKKSKQAQVIENVTSRTLNLLDNSGKQDEHDKFGSLLADRLRTLPRLVTHPI; this is encoded by the exons ATGATTT TGGGCGATGTTAGGAAGAGATGGCGGTCTGTGACAGACCGATTCATCAAATCCCTCAAGACTCCCAGTGGCAGCTCGCCGCCAAGGAAGAGGGTGCCATTTGCAGACCAGCTGCAGTCCATATTGGGAAGCCGGAGTTTGAGGag AACAGAAAGCAACGTCTACGCCCAAACACCACCGGACCTTGAAGGTGACACCTCGGAGGACAATATTGGAGAGGACGTTGAAGAATGCAGGATGGGCAGCCAAGATTCTCCGGGGAACATGTCTTTGTCTGGAAGGTCACAAGATTTGACAGATACCTTTGGAGAAATTGACATTCCAGCTAATACGGGCGAAGTGTTGGACTCTAACAATGCTTCTACTTCCTCGGATGCTGCATCCAACTCTGGTGGTGGTGTGTCGAGGCGCATGGGGATGGGGGCTGCTTATGCCCGTTCTGTGGCTTTGAGAAGGGCGGCACCAAAGAAGTCAAAACAAGCGCAAGTTATTGAAAATGTAACTAGCAGAACGCTCAATCTGCTTGACAATTCGGGCAAGCAAGATGAGCATGACAAATTTGGGTCACTTTTGGCAGACCGCCTTAGGACACTGCcacggttagttacccatccgatctga